GCCTGTGTATGCCGGTGGACCTTGGGGGCCTGTGAAtgccggtggaccttggaggcctgacACCTTGTGCAGTTCCTTGCCATCTCAGTCACCTCCAttttgagcccgtgccacacaaaccgctctgccaccatttgCACCGAAGTCTTCACTAACGGGTGGGCTAGGTCATGAACTAAGCTGAAAACCGACCTTCACTGCAGTGGGACTACTGGGCACGACCAGCTGGTGGAGACATCGCAGAGCAGCGTGTCCGGGCTGTTGGAtaactgaatgtcctggagctcGAGGCCAGAGGTGGCAGTCTGGAGAGCCTGCATCTCTGTGTGTAGTCAAGGCCAGGGGGCGAGAGCGTTGATCGCCGGATGGGAGAGCACATCCGCCACAATGTTGACTTTGCCTGCCCTGTGCccaatgtcagtggtgaactccgacacgtagGAGAGGTGGCATTGCTGGCGAGCTGATCACGGATCTTtggccatcgcgagtgcctgtgtgaggggcttgtggtccatgaacaccgtgaagggcctgccctccagaaagtattGAAAGTGCCGGATGGCcaagtacagcgccaggagctcccggttgaAAGCGCTGTTCTTGAGCTCCGGCAGGCAcagctgtttgctaaagaaggccaaCGGGCGCCACTGTCCGTTGAGCCAATGCTCGAGTACGCCCCCTACCGCTATGTCTGAGGCGTCCACCAAGAGCACCATGTGTGCTTCCGGGCATGGGTGCACCAATAGAGTTACGTTGGCGAGGGCCTCCTTTGTTGCAGCAAAAGCGGTCtctgcctcctctgaccaggtcaggactttctccttagTGACGATCAATGCGAACAGCCATCGCATGGTGCAAGCGGGGCCGGGGATGAATCGATGATaaaattcaccatccccatgaactcctgcaggcccttgagagtAGTTGGCTTGGGGAACCGCTGGACGGCCGCAACCTTCTCTGGCACCGGGGCAGCACCTGCtgccgagatggtgtgccccagcaACTGCAGCATCTGCTTGCCAAACTGGCAAATTGGCCACATTGACCATGAGGCCAAACTCTGCCAGTTTGGCAAACGGTATGGAGGTGAGCCTTGTACTCTTCACAGTTGCAGCTGGCGATAAGGATATCGTCCAGGTAGATAAAaacaaagtccaagtccctacccactgtgtccatgaggtgctgaaaaGTCTGGGCTGCGTTCTTGAGGCCAAAAGCCATAcacaggaattcaaagaggccaaagggggtgatgattgcCATCTTGCCAATGTCCTCAGGATGGACTGTGAACTGACGATACCCTTgcaccagatcaaccttggagaagacttgcGCGCTGTGGAGATTGGCCGAGAAGTCTTTAAAGTGTGGAACCAGGTACCTGTCCGGTGTGGTCGTGTCATTCAAACACCAGTAATTgccgcagggtctccagcccccgtTGGATTgtgggaccatgtggagaggggatgcCCAGGTGCTGTCCGAGCGACAgatgatccccaactcctgcagccaggaaaactcctcctttgccagctgcagcttcttgGGCGGAATTCATCTGGGCCCTGTgtggagatatggtggtataccCTGTGCTGGGGTAAGGTGGCGCTGAATCGTGGTTGAAGGATGGCGGGGAACTCATGGAGTATGTTTGAATACTCATCCCTGGATGTGGCGATGGTGGTGATCTTGGGCCTGCAGGCGTTCATGGCATCAGGCGCACCGAATGGAAGGTGCGagcattgaccagcctcttgcccttcatgtcgaccAACAATCCGTGTGCCATCAGGAAGTTGGCCCCTAACAACGCAGTACCCACTGAGGCGAACACGAACTTCCAGCGGAATTTCactttcccgatctggatctgcgccctATGGGTACCtaaggtcttgatggcagaacCATTGGCTACCCTCAAGGTGTGACCATGAGATCACACTGTCTCAAGGGCGGTGGGGGGCAGGATACTCAGTTCCGCTcttgtgtccaccaggaaatgtcGGCCGGTGGAATTGTCGGTAACGTGAATGAGACTGTCCATGTgaccagccgtcgcagccatcaacggtggcTGGCCGGGTCATTTCCCCTGGTAGTCATACAGTTGTCAGCACTTACGAGCTTGTGCTCCCCAGtgctgatggtaaaagcaccaggtggaatggtgctcCTCCAGCTTGTGATTGGGGGAGTGTTGCAGCCGGCTGGCTCTTGGTCGTGCAACCTGACTGAGGGatgcttcattctccctcttggtgcacCAGAGGGTGTCCGCTCAGGCTGAGACTTGGTGTGGATCCATGAAGTCTTCATCCGCCAGGAGTAATTGAATGTCCCGGGTATCTGCTCGAGGAAGATCTGACggaataggaaacaaggtttgtgatcctccaccagcaccagcatctcatccattaggGCCCGTCGtggtgcaggagcctggaggcacgctgctgaggggagagcatgaaagtgccaaggagcaggttcttgagggcaggatatttaccctcaccatgtgggttgtgtattagatcgtccaccctggctgccgtTTCTTCGTCCAGCACGCTCATGACATGGTAGAACATCAAGGCGTCTGCTGAACtgttcctcagttgaaactgtgcctccgcctgcccgaaccacgtttGCGGGTGATGGGTCCAGAAGGTGAGGCAGCTTGATGGCAACCGCATTGATCTCTGCCAgatccatgttcttgagaccagagaggcatcTGGGCTCAACGAGGTTACCAATGTAGTGCTGGatacagccaagaaagactcagccaccacattgaaagtcattaactactgtttttattcaaattcagcgcacgCCCTTTTAAGGACAGCAttagctcagtcacctcgtgcattgtgacgtcataatcactGCTCCAGGCGctcgctgggcaggagacttgaggcagggagaaaaccctaacagcgccatcttcccatggctgccctgccatgtggcattacacgcggggccggtttgccatgagagagtgcgccgccacagAACCTCCTATGAACCCTCTCCAAGTCactacatcttttcttaaatgaagagctgCTCACAATACcctgtgaggtctcaccagtgcctcataaagcctcaacatcacaaccttgctcttatattctattcctcttgaaatgaaagccagcattgcatttgcctccttcaTACATCTGGCTATTCTTTTGGGACCTTGTGCTTGATTTGGCATGTTGGTGGGATGCACTTCAAAAGTACTTGCCAGTAAAATGAAAAGATTGTCATATCAGTCTGAAAAGGACACCAAACGTGCTGCATATCAATTAAATTCTATTTGTACTCCTGTCCATCCACAATCACAGGTGATTATTGTGCTATGGTAAtgagttaaaaatggaacaaaaaaaTTTCAATACAAGTTGAACACCGATTCCTTTGGTGGCCCCTCTTCAGCACAACGGGAGGggatgattcttctttatctctggttcCGAGTTGCACCATTTCCTTCGCCTCTCTTTTGACGAGGTGTGCGCTGTTACTTAAATGGAAGATGCTGCCCCGCTTACTCGTGATCAGTGTTGTGTGACATTATGTCCTgtatgaatatggaaaagatttgttattcaattaataattcaaatataaGATTCCACAAGttgtgggggtcatttatgactcactatattactttataattttactccaatataATTAAATTAACTCGTTTCTTTTCCAAGttctttatataatttttttcaccttcattttccttttatatctttcttttaatATATAGCATCTAGCAAAGTGGTTAGGTAAAGGGTTTGAGTTTTTATcatttactattttcttctttcctctttgtttttattattagttCTTTTTTCTAAAAAAGGTATATTGCAGTGTGTTGTGAGCGGGCACAgcaaagagactgagacaacaggctgtggtatcacaactgctttaatttgaatCTCGCACTGCAGGCTTTAAAGCCTTATTCCGTTCCGCCCCCAACGTCCCGACGACGCAAGCATGTACGCAACCTTCCGGTCTGGACCGGAAGAGATGGTCCCGCAACGCCATCCTTGCCGCGACTGCCTGCTGACTCCCcgtgacaagcagggccggttcgccgctACGAGAATATGTGTCGCCAcaatatactatttagaatattaattatggatatgatttacagttTATATATGTTAGTGATATACAGAATTGTTGAATTGTATTtgaatcttattgaattgtaccctttttgttcatataaattctttattaaaatcaataaaaataccttaAAATAAAATGGAACAATAGTTGGGGGATGGGCATTTTCCAACCAATTTTAGATGCGAAGAAAAACAATTCAGGAAACGTTCTTGTTATTTTTTATTGTCACAATAGTAAAATACTCCCTATAAAGATGATATGTCTGTTTCTAAACCGACTGCTGTCGTTCCTCGAAAGACGACAAATGTTTAATTTGGGGGTGGAGAGTGGACTCCCCTTCGATAATCTCATTTGTTCCCGCATCATGTGGAAGCAATTGATAAATGCACTTGAAGGGACTATTCATCTCGTTTCCTCGCCTTTTTATTGAAATGCCTTTATTTCAGGGTCGCGTACATTTCACTCCCGAAACCTTGTTTCGAGAAGTCCTACCCTTCCGGTACTGAGCAGCCGCCGAGTGATTGGCATGGGCGAAGAGCCAATTAAACGCTGGATGGTGGGCAAAACTATTGTGACGTACGGCTGGGTGGAGAGTCGAGTGAGCAAATAGCAAAGGGTCGAGGAGGCGGGCGCAGCTGTTTCCTGCAACTTGCATTGTGCTCGCTGCagaatcattttaattttatgaatgaaaGCATAACTGCAGCGTGAGCCGAATTAGCGGATGGTTTTAATGCATAAAAAGATTGATAATTTCTCTTTGCAGTCTTTTTCCATCTGATATTACATCCTCATCCAATATTTATAGACAGGGTTCTTATTTCTGCGCAGACATGATATTGTCAGTGGATATGCAGATTTTCCATCCCGGTTTTGTCGTGCTGCGcgaatatttttatgtttttgctTAATAACGTGACTATTCATTCAGTTATGATGTCgaactatttatttttaattaacacACTCTTCAAATGGATACAATGACTAAGGTGCCTGCAAGCCCCTGAAGAACAAGGAGCAGAACACGACCTACTTCCTCGTTGAAGGGATATTTGCTTCCAGAAACGGTGCGTTGTGAATTGCATTATCTTCTCAGCTATTTGTGTTAGCTTCTATATTGGGCAGGGTTTGTGCGCGCGTTTTTTTTTGTACCATTGTCAAGAGTCTAGCCATGCACACCAGTGACTAAGTTGAGTGAGTTGTCTTGGGAACAGGGATCGGTACCAAAAACGGGGGCGTACGGACTACTGTTCCTGGTTCATCCCAGAATTTCTGAATTTTCTTGCTACCCTTGCTGCGATGAATGGTGCTTCACATGTACAGTAGTTCCGGTGATGAATACAACCCCTGTTAGGTACATCGCATTGGCCGCTTCTACCTTATTAGTCAAGGTGAATTTCTCTTGTGCAAGAGTAACTCCTGTGTTCGCCTTCGCCCTACTCTTGTCGGACTCCACTAGTGctcaacttttttccccactcacttaccaccgtAAGTAATCCCTAGCCATAGAGCAGCTATGGCATCCTAtggtctgtggttagtaagggattatttaaggtggtatgtgagttagggggggaggggggaagaaaggttgagagccaGTGGTAGACTTTAAAGTTTTTATACTGGTCCCTGTGCACCAATACCCCACGTACGAACCTTGCCTAGTATTGTCACGGGAGAGGTCAAcaactttctttttttctctctttgtgtGCGGGAGGAAAATGCACTTAACGA
Above is a genomic segment from Narcine bancroftii isolate sNarBan1 chromosome 2, sNarBan1.hap1, whole genome shotgun sequence containing:
- the LOC138754110 gene encoding uncharacterized protein; translated protein: MTRPHRTGTWFHTLKTSRPISTARKSSPRLIWCKGIVSSQSILRTLARWQSSPPLASLNSCVWLLASRTQPRLFSTSWTQWVGTWTLFLSTWTISLSPAATVKSTRLTSIPFAKLAEFGLMVNVANLPVWQADAAVAGAHHLGSRCCPGAREGCGRPAVPQANYSQGPAGVHGDGEFYHRFIPGPACTMRWLFALIVTKEKVLTWSEEAETAFAATKEALANVTLLVHPCPEAHMVLLVDASDIAVGGVLEHWLNGQWRPLAFFSKQLCLPELKNSAFNRELLALYLAIRHFQYFLEGRPFTVFMDHKPLTQALAMAKDP